The proteins below come from a single Methanothrix thermoacetophila PT genomic window:
- a CDS encoding slipin family protein, with product MALFDSQLPIVIVILLILLSQSMKIVREYERVVIFRLGRYSGVKGPGLFFIIPIIDRVQLIDLRVVTIDVQKQVVITRDNVTVDVDAVIYYRVMDPAKAVIQVENYRVATALLSQTTLRDVLGQIDLDDLLSKREELNLKLQAILDRHTDPWGIKVTAVTLRDVSLPESMMRAIAKQAEAEREKRSRIILADGELQASKTMAEAAALYQHAPIAIKLRELQTLAEIARERNLIVVTSGADVGSTTGIVAGIQRAVEETGRGESRA from the coding sequence GTGGCTTTATTCGATTCACAGCTTCCGATAGTAATAGTCATTCTGCTCATACTTCTCAGCCAATCGATGAAGATTGTAAGAGAGTACGAGCGTGTCGTCATCTTCCGTCTTGGCAGGTACAGCGGCGTCAAGGGCCCGGGGCTCTTCTTCATAATCCCTATCATAGACAGGGTGCAGCTCATAGATCTCCGTGTCGTGACGATAGATGTGCAGAAGCAGGTCGTGATAACAAGAGATAACGTGACAGTGGATGTTGATGCCGTGATATACTACCGCGTTATGGATCCGGCAAAGGCCGTGATCCAGGTGGAGAACTACAGGGTGGCGACCGCCCTTCTCTCGCAGACAACGCTGAGGGATGTGCTGGGACAGATAGATCTGGACGATCTCCTCTCGAAGAGGGAGGAGCTGAACCTCAAACTCCAGGCGATTCTCGACAGGCACACCGATCCGTGGGGCATAAAGGTGACTGCGGTCACGCTGAGAGATGTGAGCCTGCCAGAGTCCATGATGCGCGCGATAGCGAAGCAGGCGGAGGCTGAGAGGGAGAAGCGGTCTAGGATAATCCTGGCGGATGGAGAGCTCCAGGCGTCCAAGACCATGGCAGAGGCGGCTGCGCTGTATCAGCACGCGCCCATTGCCATAAAGCTCAGGGAGCTCCAGACGCTGGCGGAGATCGCCAGGGAGAGGAACCTGATAGTTGTGACTTCAGGCGCTGATGTGGGGAGCACCACAGGTATTGTGGCAGGCATCCAGAGAGCAGTTGAGGAGACAGGTAGAGGTGAGAGCAGGGCCTGA
- a CDS encoding 30S ribosomal protein S19, whose product MAKKAGSKLPKRKEEFTYRGYRVSELAKMRLEEIAELLPSRQRRTLRRGLSKEHRKFMAKLRARGTAKTHLRDAIVLPEMVGKVVEIHNGKTFQRVEIIPEMIGHYLGEYALTRARVIHGAAGVGATRSSKFVPLK is encoded by the coding sequence GTGGCGAAGAAAGCGGGATCCAAGCTTCCCAAGAGGAAGGAGGAATTCACCTACAGAGGCTACAGGGTATCTGAGCTTGCAAAGATGCGCCTGGAGGAGATCGCAGAGCTTCTTCCGTCAAGACAGCGGAGGACGCTCAGGAGAGGGCTCTCGAAGGAACACAGGAAGTTCATGGCGAAGCTCAGGGCCAGAGGAACTGCAAAGACGCACCTGAGGGATGCGATAGTGCTCCCTGAGATGGTCGGGAAGGTAGTGGAGATACACAACGGGAAAACCTTCCAGCGCGTGGAGATCATTCCTGAGATGATTGGCCATTATCTTGGAGAGTACGCTCTGACGAGGGCCAGGGTGATTCACGGCGCTGCAGGCGTCGGAGCAACGCGGTCGAGCAAGTTCGTGCCGCTCAAGTGA
- a CDS encoding 30S ribosomal protein S8, whose product MMLLDPLADAMSTIKNAENVGKPECIIKPASKLIAMTLKVMADLGYIGEFEFIDDGKSGMFKVKLLGRINRCGVIKPRFAIKVAELEKWERRFLPARNFGVLILSTSQGVMPHTDARARGIGGHLLAYVY is encoded by the coding sequence ATTATGTTGCTAGATCCGCTCGCTGATGCGATGTCCACAATAAAGAACGCTGAGAACGTCGGCAAGCCCGAGTGTATAATCAAGCCGGCATCCAAGCTCATAGCCATGACTCTGAAGGTCATGGCAGACCTGGGGTATATCGGCGAGTTCGAGTTCATCGACGACGGGAAGTCTGGGATGTTCAAAGTCAAACTGCTGGGCAGGATAAACCGCTGTGGTGTCATAAAGCCCAGGTTTGCCATCAAGGTCGCAGAGCTGGAGAAGTGGGAGAGACGCTTCCTCCCCGCCAGGAACTTCGGGGTGCTGATACTGAGCACCAGCCAGGGTGTGATGCCACACACCGATGCCAGGGCGCGCGGGATAGGCGGCCATCTGCTGGCCTATGTGTACTAG
- a CDS encoding putative RNA uridine N3 methyltransferase, whose protein sequence is MSGPCERSILIPSSYTMETADLRLRTAKVGLIARAAAVFRIDRIVVYRDDEFDDSRFISTVLRYAETPQYLRKLLFPRMRELRHAGVLPPLRTAHHPVGSRSSTLKVGEIRVGMVVESVGSDGGAWVEVGLDRPVPLKSKRRFQKGQRLNVRIFSLSPLAAEPVDRSEIPGYWGYETIVVDSAEEYLRSRDEFVVATSRKGTPVSCDLLNHIERSGSRGLAVVFGSPARGVDAFLSREMLERCCVINTIPHQGTETVRVEEAVISTLALLNLVRLEE, encoded by the coding sequence ATGAGCGGTCCTTGCGAGCGGTCCATACTGATACCGTCCTCGTACACGATGGAGACGGCGGATCTGCGCCTTCGCACCGCGAAGGTAGGGCTTATCGCAAGGGCTGCGGCGGTCTTCCGCATCGACCGGATCGTCGTGTATCGCGATGATGAGTTCGACGATTCCAGGTTCATAAGCACTGTGCTGCGGTACGCAGAAACTCCACAGTACTTGCGGAAGCTGCTCTTTCCCAGGATGAGAGAGCTGAGGCACGCGGGAGTTCTGCCGCCGCTTAGAACCGCCCATCATCCAGTGGGCTCCAGAAGCTCAACGCTCAAGGTAGGCGAGATAAGAGTCGGAATGGTAGTAGAAAGCGTCGGATCTGATGGAGGCGCATGGGTTGAGGTCGGCCTCGACCGCCCTGTACCCCTTAAATCAAAAAGAAGATTCCAGAAGGGGCAGCGCCTGAACGTCAGGATCTTTTCGCTGAGTCCACTCGCCGCCGAGCCTGTGGACCGGAGTGAGATACCCGGATACTGGGGCTACGAGACGATCGTTGTGGACAGCGCAGAGGAGTACCTTCGCTCCAGGGACGAGTTCGTCGTGGCTACCTCCAGAAAGGGAACTCCGGTGAGCTGTGATCTGCTCAACCACATAGAGAGATCAGGCTCGAGAGGGCTTGCGGTGGTGTTCGGCTCCCCCGCACGGGGCGTTGATGCATTTCTGAGCCGCGAGATGCTGGAGAGATGCTGCGTGATCAACACAATTCCGCATCAGGGAACTGAGACGGTTCGCGTCGAGGAGGCAGTCATCTCGACGCTTGCCCTGCTGAACCTGGTGCGTCTGGAGGAGTAA
- the rpl6p gene encoding 50S ribosomal protein L6 — translation MMVEEVVRRLDIPDGVDVQISGRSVRVKGPKGELSRELWYPDIEIKREDSKILIRSVARKKQHLAMVGTIAAHIKNMIRGVTDGFEYRMRVVYSHFPIQVKVADGKVAISNFLGERKPRFATIVGDVNVEVGKDEILIRGMDKEAVGQTMANIEQATRVRGFDVRIFQDGIYLVEKR, via the coding sequence ATCATGGTCGAAGAGGTGGTTCGTCGTTTGGATATCCCGGATGGCGTTGATGTCCAGATATCAGGCCGTAGTGTGCGTGTGAAGGGGCCGAAGGGTGAGCTGTCCAGGGAGCTCTGGTATCCAGACATAGAGATAAAGAGAGAGGATTCGAAGATACTGATCAGATCAGTGGCGAGAAAAAAGCAGCACCTGGCAATGGTAGGGACCATAGCTGCACACATCAAGAACATGATCAGGGGTGTCACGGACGGCTTCGAGTACAGGATGAGGGTGGTGTACTCGCACTTCCCGATTCAGGTGAAGGTAGCCGATGGGAAGGTTGCCATCAGCAACTTCCTCGGCGAGAGGAAGCCGCGCTTCGCAACAATCGTCGGAGATGTGAATGTCGAGGTTGGCAAGGACGAGATACTGATCAGGGGAATGGACAAAGAGGCAGTGGGCCAGACGATGGCAAACATAGAGCAGGCCACCAGGGTCAGAGGATTCGATGTGAGGATATTCCAGGATGGGATATACCTGGTGGAGAAGAGGTGA
- a CDS encoding 50S ribosomal protein L22 has translation MGRLNYSITPEGRFARAMGVELPISPKHAREICRAIRGMKVEAAERFLQDVIALKRAVPFRRYNRNVPHRHGLVGWPAGRFPQKAARAVLRVLENAIGNAEYKGLEKERLVIGYANTKKGRTFRGWMPRAMGRATPKNQETVSIEMILTEVR, from the coding sequence GTGGGAAGACTGAACTACTCAATTACCCCGGAGGGGCGGTTTGCCAGGGCGATGGGCGTGGAACTGCCCATCTCTCCGAAGCACGCCAGGGAGATCTGCAGGGCGATAAGAGGAATGAAGGTCGAGGCTGCGGAGAGGTTCCTCCAGGACGTTATAGCTCTGAAGAGGGCGGTGCCGTTCAGGCGGTACAACAGGAATGTGCCCCACAGGCATGGTCTTGTTGGCTGGCCAGCCGGGAGGTTCCCCCAGAAAGCGGCCAGGGCGGTGCTCAGAGTGCTGGAGAATGCGATTGGAAATGCGGAGTATAAGGGTCTCGAGAAGGAAAGGCTGGTTATTGGGTATGCCAACACAAAGAAGGGAAGGACGTTCCGGGGATGGATGCCGAGGGCCATGGGCAGGGCCACTCCGAAGAACCAGGAGACCGTATCCATAGAGATGATACTGACAGAGGTGAGGTAG
- a CDS encoding 50S ribosomal protein L5: MNLEPRIGKVVVHIGVGESGQRLVNAETILSEITGQTPIRSRAKKTLPAFGIKKREPIGTRVTLRGRAAEEFLETAFKVAGGVIKKSQFDENGNFAFGIEEHTDFPGMKYDPEIGIFGMDVAVSLMRAGYRVAERRVARRKLPNSHKVKRDEAVEFVQKRFGVRVVEAA; the protein is encoded by the coding sequence ATGAACCTGGAGCCCAGAATAGGCAAGGTAGTTGTACACATAGGCGTGGGCGAGAGCGGCCAGAGGCTTGTCAATGCGGAGACGATCCTCTCCGAGATCACCGGCCAGACTCCAATCAGGTCCAGGGCTAAGAAGACCCTTCCGGCCTTCGGGATAAAGAAGAGAGAGCCGATAGGCACGCGTGTGACGCTTAGGGGCAGGGCGGCTGAGGAGTTCCTGGAGACGGCGTTCAAGGTGGCCGGAGGCGTGATAAAGAAAAGCCAGTTCGATGAGAACGGCAACTTCGCCTTCGGAATCGAGGAGCACACGGACTTTCCGGGAATGAAGTACGATCCGGAGATAGGGATCTTCGGCATGGATGTTGCGGTATCGCTGATGAGAGCAGGATACCGTGTAGCAGAGAGACGTGTGGCCCGCAGAAAGCTTCCAAACTCGCATAAGGTCAAGAGGGATGAGGCCGTCGAGTTCGTCCAGAAGAGGTTTGGAGTTCGGGTCGTGGAGGCTGCATGA
- the rpmC gene encoding 50S ribosomal protein L29 translates to MAIFRIDEIRNMSSEELEEELRKLEVELIRERGAVRAGGAPEKPGRIREIRRTIARMKTVQRERVRK, encoded by the coding sequence ATGGCGATATTCAGGATCGATGAGATCAGGAACATGAGCTCAGAGGAGCTCGAAGAGGAGCTCCGAAAGCTTGAGGTGGAGCTGATACGCGAGAGGGGTGCTGTGAGGGCAGGTGGCGCTCCTGAGAAGCCCGGAAGGATCAGGGAGATCCGCCGGACGATCGCCAGGATGAAGACCGTGCAGAGGGAGCGCGTCAGGAAGTGA
- the rpl4p gene encoding 50S ribosomal protein L4, with protein MNAKIIDISGNPVGEIVLPAIFDEEYRPDLIKRAVLAAQANRLQPYGPHFYAGMNTSARSWGPGHGVSRVPRIVTGRRAAAVPMARGGRASHPPVPSKVLSEKINEKERIKAIRSAVAATAKPDIVAARGHLFSGELPIVVRGEIESISKTSELRRFLMAAGLWDDVMRAKNGRKVRAGKGKIRGRRFRQPRSILIVAAADNGIGRAARNLPGVDFVTADRLNAELLAPGTHAGRLTVWSEPSLKVLEERL; from the coding sequence ATGAACGCTAAGATTATCGACATATCAGGAAATCCGGTCGGCGAGATTGTGCTACCGGCGATCTTTGATGAGGAGTACAGGCCGGATCTCATAAAGAGGGCTGTGCTTGCAGCACAGGCCAACAGACTGCAGCCCTATGGGCCACATTTCTACGCTGGTATGAACACCTCAGCCAGATCGTGGGGACCGGGCCATGGAGTATCCAGGGTGCCGAGGATTGTTACAGGAAGAAGAGCCGCTGCTGTTCCCATGGCAAGAGGCGGGCGTGCATCCCATCCTCCAGTGCCATCAAAGGTCCTGAGCGAGAAGATCAACGAGAAGGAGAGGATCAAGGCGATAAGATCTGCTGTGGCTGCGACGGCGAAGCCGGATATTGTGGCAGCCAGGGGACATCTCTTCAGTGGCGAGCTGCCGATAGTGGTGAGGGGCGAGATCGAGAGCATATCAAAGACCTCAGAGCTGAGGAGGTTTCTGATGGCTGCGGGCCTCTGGGATGACGTTATGAGGGCGAAGAACGGACGGAAGGTGCGGGCCGGAAAGGGCAAGATCAGAGGAAGAAGGTTCAGGCAGCCCAGGAGCATTCTGATCGTGGCAGCGGCCGATAATGGTATAGGAAGAGCTGCGCGCAACCTTCCAGGAGTCGATTTCGTGACCGCTGATAGACTGAATGCTGAGCTTCTGGCGCCGGGGACCCACGCTGGAAGGCTTACAGTGTGGAGCGAGCCATCCCTAAAGGTTCTGGAGGAGAGACTATGA
- the rnp1 gene encoding ribonuclease P protein component 1: MIGPENIARHELIGLTVEVIDTPNRTMAGMRGLVVDETRNTFVIETQRGLRRVPKAHTSFIFTLPDGQKVRIAGSVLISQPENRINKRMQISRWKI, translated from the coding sequence ATGATCGGTCCCGAGAACATAGCCAGACATGAGCTGATAGGTTTGACGGTCGAGGTGATCGATACCCCAAACCGCACCATGGCTGGCATGAGAGGCTTGGTGGTGGATGAGACGAGGAACACCTTCGTTATCGAGACGCAGCGCGGCCTGAGGCGCGTCCCAAAGGCCCACACAAGCTTCATCTTTACGCTGCCTGATGGGCAGAAGGTGAGGATCGCGGGCTCTGTTTTGATCTCACAACCCGAGAACAGAATAAATAAAAGGATGCAAATATCGAGGTGGAAGATATGA
- a CDS encoding 50S ribosomal protein L3: MATIHRPRRGSLAFSPRKRAKSEVPRIRSWVADERAGMAGFAGYKAGMTHVIMIDDRPRSLTEGMEISVPVTVVEVPPMSVAALRVYEPYNGGIRPAGELWAENLSQDLERAITIPKARRGASLEDIESRVDELCEIRVLAHTNPRLLTGVPKKVPDIMEIPVTGRSVEEQLKAAEGLLGSQVAVSNIFNVGEWIDVSAVTKGKGTQGPVKRWGIMLQKRKHSRTGKLRHVGNLGPWHPARISWRVPQLGQTGYHQRTEFNKRIMAIGTNGTDITPDGGFVGYGVVRNEYMLIKGSVPGPVKRLVRMRRAIRPGAAFAPKAPQILYVSKESKQGV; encoded by the coding sequence ATGGCAACGATACACCGACCGAGGCGGGGTTCACTGGCCTTCAGTCCCAGGAAGAGGGCCAAGAGCGAGGTTCCAAGGATAAGATCCTGGGTCGCAGATGAGAGGGCCGGGATGGCCGGCTTTGCCGGATACAAAGCTGGCATGACACATGTCATAATGATAGATGACAGGCCGAGAAGCCTCACAGAGGGCATGGAGATCAGCGTGCCTGTCACAGTGGTGGAGGTGCCGCCCATGAGCGTAGCAGCGCTCAGGGTGTATGAGCCCTACAACGGCGGAATTAGACCTGCTGGGGAGCTCTGGGCTGAGAACCTAAGCCAGGATCTAGAGAGAGCGATAACGATTCCAAAGGCAAGAAGGGGGGCATCCCTCGAGGATATCGAGTCCAGGGTGGATGAGCTCTGCGAGATCAGAGTTCTCGCCCACACGAATCCACGGCTGCTGACGGGCGTACCAAAGAAGGTGCCGGATATCATGGAGATACCTGTCACAGGGCGATCTGTGGAGGAGCAGCTCAAAGCAGCTGAGGGGCTTCTGGGCAGCCAGGTGGCTGTGAGCAACATCTTCAACGTTGGCGAATGGATTGATGTCTCTGCCGTGACAAAGGGAAAGGGAACCCAGGGGCCGGTGAAGCGCTGGGGAATAATGCTCCAGAAGAGGAAGCACTCGCGCACCGGCAAGCTCAGACATGTCGGAAACCTCGGGCCGTGGCACCCGGCAAGGATAAGCTGGAGGGTTCCGCAGCTCGGCCAGACTGGGTACCATCAGAGGACCGAGTTCAACAAGAGAATAATGGCAATAGGCACTAACGGCACGGACATAACCCCCGATGGTGGCTTTGTCGGCTACGGTGTTGTGAGAAATGAGTACATGCTGATAAAGGGAAGCGTTCCGGGGCCTGTGAAGAGGCTGGTCAGGATGCGCAGGGCGATCAGGCCAGGCGCTGCATTCGCGCCGAAGGCGCCCCAGATACTGTATGTCAGCAAGGAGTCCAAGCAGGGAGTCTGA
- a CDS encoding 30S ribosomal protein S3, translating into MAVEKKFVQEGFTKALVDEYLAKELDRAGYGGMVMNRTPMGTQITVYAEKPGMVIGKGGKLIRKLTRDLERRFRLDNPQIDVQDVGKSDLNARVVANRLASSLEHGWYFRKAGQSMLRRVMDSGALGCEIVISGKLTGPRSRVEKFLAGYIKHSGKPAEEIVDTGYAVAVKKLGAIGCQVRIVPPGAVLPDDFQINAPPKEPEKEPVVEEAVLEAEPSQAAETQEQQAGEKKSELDRLLDEPVETPPTTEEGQSPQEPESRTEMSEAETHGDIQDR; encoded by the coding sequence TTGGCTGTTGAGAAGAAGTTCGTCCAGGAGGGGTTCACCAAGGCGCTCGTGGATGAGTATCTCGCGAAAGAGCTGGATCGGGCTGGATACGGCGGCATGGTCATGAACCGCACCCCAATGGGCACACAGATCACGGTTTATGCTGAGAAACCCGGCATGGTCATAGGAAAGGGCGGGAAGCTGATACGCAAGCTAACGCGGGACCTTGAGAGAAGGTTCAGACTAGACAACCCGCAGATAGATGTCCAGGACGTCGGGAAGAGCGACCTGAACGCCAGAGTTGTAGCGAACAGGCTCGCAAGCTCGCTGGAGCACGGTTGGTACTTCCGGAAGGCAGGACAGTCGATGCTGCGCAGGGTCATGGACTCTGGTGCGCTCGGATGCGAGATAGTGATCAGCGGCAAACTGACCGGCCCGAGGTCGCGGGTCGAGAAGTTCCTCGCTGGGTACATAAAACACTCAGGTAAGCCGGCTGAGGAGATAGTCGATACAGGCTATGCCGTTGCTGTGAAGAAGCTCGGCGCGATCGGCTGCCAGGTCAGGATCGTCCCGCCAGGCGCTGTTTTGCCGGACGACTTCCAGATAAATGCACCGCCAAAGGAGCCTGAAAAGGAGCCTGTGGTAGAGGAGGCTGTACTCGAAGCTGAGCCTTCACAAGCTGCTGAGACTCAGGAGCAGCAGGCCGGGGAGAAGAAGAGCGAGCTGGACAGGCTCCTCGACGAGCCGGTTGAGACGCCTCCGACAACAGAGGAGGGGCAGTCCCCTCAGGAGCCGGAGAGCAGGACCGAAATGAGCGAGGCTGAGACCCATGGCGATATTCAGGATCGATGA
- the rpl14p gene encoding 50S ribosomal protein L14, translating to MRGNKAKIPRSINTGTYLECADNTGARTLFVVSVKKYRGVKNRQPCAGIGDMVVVSVKKGTPEMRKQIFNAVIIRQKKEFRRPDGLRVKFEDNAAVITDDAGVPKGSEIKGPVAREVAERFGKIASSAAIIV from the coding sequence ATGAGGGGAAACAAGGCCAAGATCCCGAGATCGATAAACACCGGGACATATCTTGAGTGCGCGGACAACACAGGCGCCAGGACGCTGTTCGTTGTTTCTGTGAAGAAGTACCGCGGTGTCAAAAACAGGCAGCCATGCGCCGGCATAGGTGACATGGTTGTTGTCTCTGTGAAGAAAGGAACTCCCGAGATGAGGAAGCAGATATTCAACGCTGTGATAATCAGACAGAAGAAGGAGTTCAGGAGGCCCGATGGTCTCAGGGTCAAGTTCGAGGATAACGCTGCTGTCATAACAGATGACGCCGGCGTTCCGAAGGGCTCCGAGATCAAGGGACCTGTGGCGAGGGAAGTGGCAGAGCGGTTTGGGAAGATCGCCTCATCAGCAGCGATAATAGTGTGA
- a CDS encoding 30S ribosomal protein S17 encodes MRDIGLDVSAPQQACNDPKCPFHGRLPVRGQVLEGIVVSDKMARTVVVMREFKKRITKYERYEKRRSKIHAHNPPCLDAKVGERVRIAECRPLSKTKSFVVVEVMR; translated from the coding sequence ATGAGAGATATAGGACTGGACGTGAGCGCGCCCCAGCAGGCCTGCAACGATCCAAAGTGTCCATTCCACGGCAGGCTACCGGTTCGCGGCCAGGTCCTCGAGGGGATCGTGGTCAGCGATAAGATGGCCAGAACCGTGGTTGTCATGAGAGAGTTCAAAAAGCGGATAACAAAGTACGAGCGGTACGAGAAGCGCAGGTCCAAGATCCATGCGCACAACCCGCCATGCCTGGATGCGAAGGTTGGGGAGCGGGTCAGGATAGCTGAGTGCAGGCCTCTCAGCAAGACCAAGTCGTTTGTCGTAGTGGAGGTCATGCGATGA
- the rplX gene encoding 50S ribosomal protein L24 — protein sequence MVSKQPRKQRKARFNAPLHMRQRFMHAMLSPELRKEYKKRSAQVKKGDTVKVMRGDNAGVEGEVLSVDLKRCVITVAGVSNFRADGTEVPRPIHPSNVMITKLDLDDDEREKIFSR from the coding sequence ATGGTCAGCAAACAACCACGTAAGCAGCGGAAGGCCAGATTCAACGCTCCGCTCCACATGAGACAGAGGTTCATGCACGCGATGCTGAGTCCCGAGCTCAGGAAAGAGTACAAGAAGAGGAGCGCTCAGGTCAAGAAAGGCGATACGGTGAAGGTTATGCGTGGCGATAACGCGGGCGTCGAGGGCGAGGTTCTGAGTGTGGATCTGAAGAGATGCGTGATAACGGTCGCCGGCGTCAGCAACTTCCGTGCTGACGGGACAGAGGTTCCACGCCCCATACATCCATCAAACGTCATGATCACGAAGCTTGATCTCGACGACGATGAGCGCGAGAAGATATTCTCCAGGTGA
- a CDS encoding 50S ribosomal protein L23 — MIIKCPYVPEKVTNMIDKDNTIEFIVDLRATKPQIKKELEDLYDVEVVDIRTMITPRGEKKAVVRLAGDKTANELATRLGLL, encoded by the coding sequence ATGATAATAAAGTGTCCTTACGTCCCCGAGAAGGTCACCAACATGATCGATAAGGACAACACCATAGAGTTTATTGTGGATCTGAGAGCAACAAAGCCGCAGATCAAGAAGGAGCTCGAGGATCTGTATGATGTTGAGGTTGTCGATATCAGAACCATGATAACACCCCGGGGCGAGAAGAAGGCTGTTGTAAGGCTCGCTGGTGATAAGACCGCAAATGAGCTGGCCACCAGGCTGGGCCTGCTGTAA
- a CDS encoding 50S ribosomal protein L2, with translation MGKRIISQNRGKGTPTYRAPSHRYRADIKHIKFSGDLVRGIVEDIMHDPARTAPVALVRLENGEKQYVLATEGTYIGQEIACGPAAEIQPGNTLPLASIPEGMPICNIESKPGHGGQFARASGVYGILVAHDVGATVVQLPSGEMKWLNPNCLATIGVVAGGGRTEKPLVKAGKSFYKYRSKAVKWPRVRGVAMNAVDHPFGGGGRQHPGRPKTVSRGTPPGRKVGSIAARRTGKR, from the coding sequence ATGGGCAAGAGAATAATATCACAGAACAGGGGCAAGGGAACGCCCACATACCGTGCGCCATCACACAGATACAGGGCTGATATAAAGCACATCAAGTTCAGCGGAGATCTTGTTCGCGGTATCGTGGAGGATATAATGCACGACCCTGCCAGGACGGCTCCCGTGGCGCTCGTGAGGCTCGAGAATGGGGAGAAGCAGTATGTTCTCGCCACCGAAGGCACATACATTGGTCAGGAGATCGCCTGTGGGCCTGCTGCGGAGATACAGCCCGGCAACACCCTGCCGCTGGCGAGCATCCCTGAGGGCATGCCTATATGCAATATCGAGTCGAAGCCGGGCCATGGCGGACAGTTCGCCAGAGCCAGCGGTGTCTACGGGATACTTGTAGCACACGACGTGGGTGCGACCGTGGTCCAGCTTCCGAGTGGAGAGATGAAGTGGCTGAATCCAAACTGCCTGGCGACCATAGGCGTTGTCGCAGGTGGTGGAAGAACGGAGAAGCCCTTGGTGAAGGCGGGGAAGAGCTTTTACAAATACAGATCTAAGGCCGTGAAGTGGCCAAGGGTCAGGGGTGTGGCCATGAACGCCGTGGACCATCCCTTTGGAGGCGGAGGACGCCAGCATCCGGGCCGGCCCAAGACCGTGAGCAGGGGCACACCTCCTGGGCGTAAGGTCGGATCGATAGCAGCTCGCAGGACGGGCAAACGCTAG
- a CDS encoding 30S ribosomal protein S14: protein MKKKFGRGANECRRCGRKPGLVRKYGIYLCRQCFREIAREMGFEKYS, encoded by the coding sequence ATGAAGAAGAAATTTGGTAGAGGCGCTAACGAATGCAGGCGCTGCGGGAGGAAGCCCGGGCTGGTCAGGAAGTACGGCATATATCTGTGCAGACAGTGCTTCCGCGAGATAGCCAGAGAGATGGGCTTCGAGAAATACTCGTAG
- a CDS encoding 30S ribosomal protein S4e, which produces MHRKRVTIPRSWLIPRKTSKWIATPRPGPHSAEESLPLMVVVRDLLKLADNAREVKRILHEGGVLVDGTVRRDARFPVGLFDVITVPALNKQYRMVKSTKGYFVLIEIQPDTPRKLVRVENKTTLKGNRMQLNLSDGSNIIAEGDVGTGDSLLISLPERSIEDIIKFEVGNLAMVTGGSHTGMTGRIKSVQIVRSSMPNRVTISTDDGDIETIIDYVFVIGRDAPVIELEAGI; this is translated from the coding sequence GTGCACAGGAAAAGAGTCACGATACCCAGAAGCTGGCTAATACCAAGGAAGACCAGCAAGTGGATAGCAACGCCCAGACCTGGTCCGCACTCAGCTGAGGAGAGTCTGCCTCTGATGGTCGTTGTCAGAGATCTTTTAAAGCTGGCAGATAACGCGCGCGAGGTCAAGAGGATCCTCCACGAGGGCGGGGTGCTGGTGGATGGGACTGTGAGAAGGGATGCGAGGTTTCCTGTGGGACTCTTCGATGTCATAACAGTTCCCGCTCTCAACAAACAGTACAGAATGGTCAAGAGCACGAAGGGGTACTTTGTGCTCATAGAGATCCAGCCAGATACGCCAAGAAAGCTTGTCAGGGTAGAGAACAAAACCACCCTTAAGGGCAACAGGATGCAGCTGAACCTCAGCGATGGATCAAACATAATCGCAGAGGGTGATGTCGGGACTGGCGATTCGCTGCTGATCTCGCTGCCAGAGAGGAGCATCGAGGATATCATAAAGTTCGAGGTCGGGAACCTGGCGATGGTGACCGGTGGATCGCACACAGGAATGACGGGTCGCATCAAATCCGTGCAGATTGTGAGAAGCTCGATGCCGAACAGGGTCACAATATCTACGGATGATGGGGATATAGAGACGATCATCGACTACGTCTTCGTGATAGGCAGAGATGCGCCTGTTATTGAGCTGGAGGCTGGAATATGA